The sequence below is a genomic window from Pecten maximus chromosome 14, xPecMax1.1, whole genome shotgun sequence.
tgcATTTTCTTTTTGATAAATGCATCACTTAACTAACTTCATGTATGTCAATATGACATATTTGGTATCGAAATAACAGTAATCTATACAttgtaaactgttataattgatttttatatcTATAATTCAGCCTGTGAAAATAATTAACCATTGTTGTTAGGGTACCCCTTCACTTTACTTGGTATTATACAAGGAGGCCCACTACGACCATCAGTAGTAATAACGTGGTTAAGGGTTATTTCCGTGCATCAACAGACGATTAAAAAACTTAGAGATTGAAGTAGGGCTGCGCTAATGCTAAATCTCCATAGGCGTTGATCCCACATTTGTAAAGTAAGTCGCATTAAAAGAAATTagcaacaaaataaaaatactttctTATTTACAATAATACACATTTTCATCGTGTTGAAAACTGACATGATCCGAACGATCACGTGACATGCTGTTGCAATTCCTTAAAAAGATGAACAGACTATAACTACAtgtgaagaagaagaagaagaagaagaagaagaagaagaagaagaagaagaagaacaacaacaacaacaacaacaacaacaacaacagcaaatCAAAGCTCCATGATTCTTGGGACTTGGCACAATTCccaatatgtacatgtgtaacaaAATGGTATCCACGACCcgtaaaatatagaaatatcattttttttaaacttgtcTAATTTACCCTTCTGGGGATATACTATCAAATTATTAGAATAAAAATATGAGTAATTTACCGAGGAAGTATATGTATCGACAAAGaagttgtaaaataaaaatacccaagtttaaaaaattaaactcacttgaaatgttaaaacatttgAATCTGTCAAAAATAAGTGACAATatttgaaagataaaaaaatgataacagtTTTAAATCATGGATGTATATAGATACGCCCCTAATCAGATTTACATAAATACGGCCAAATAAGTACATACGGTTTGGTAAGTATCTGCATTATGAGCACGTGTTTCATCAATGAAATTAATTCGCTTGGTAacttattatatttattatgattaGTGTAACTATATGCTTTCCCATTCTTTACTAGTGTAACGGAAGGCCGGATGGGCAATGAATGTTCAGAACCCATTGAGTAGGTACCCTACCTGTCAGGGCGACACCTGTACTGCTAATGAGTGACACAAAAGGTAATTAGCGAGTCGCACGTGAGATAAGGTCCTCTTACCTGAGGTTTTGACACCTTCTTACTAATCGGTAACCGGATTGTGTAGTTTGTGTCGCAATTTGCCTGTCCCCGGAGAGCTACTTCTGTCCTTTGAGTGAGCTGTTTGTCTTACGCCTACGGGTTAGGGGCTTATATCACGTGAAGTTTGGATTTTTTGTCAGATGGGTAGAGACTGTTCCTTCCgttataacacacatacatatatatatatcgatatatACTCTACATACGTACGTGAACACAACTTATTGGAGTGCTTTTTACAACACTGCAAAAAATGATGTCATTTGAGAGACACATCCCGAGACGGGCATCGTTTGGCGGCAGAACGTCCACTTGCATACGAGAGCCTCTAATATTTCGTCGACTGTCCACAAGATCACCGAGGTCGATTCCATTGTTACCAAGTACTCACAAAGCTGATGGGCGAGTTCTGTTTAGGGTATCAAGTCCTCGTGGGGTAagttttacattaatattgACCCATTTCTTGAATTTTCGAGTTAGCATAAACTTGATTTTTTAAggtgtttagtttaaacatattttattgctaCTTTAAAACAGGCAAAGGATTGGGCACACGTTAGGGCAACTTATAGAATCCCTCTCCTCCACAATTTATTTCAGTAATGCCCAGTGACAGCAGATACGTCTCTGGTGACTGCAATAGACACATACGTAAACATCAGTTGAGTTAGACCTAAGggacatatgtacatgtatgtacgtccctggttGAGTGAAAGAAAAGTCAGAATGGAAGTGCAGGGAATGATATCATGAAGcaatttttatcatttacaccAATATATTGCATgatgatatacagaataaaaatgtcatatatcatgttataactaCCAAGGATAACATACATTACCTTCTTAGGCATTTCATGACAATCCTGAAGCAGAAATATGAATCGCAACAAATCAACTCGTTTAATTCCGTTATGACTGCTATATATGACACTTCTTCAAACCAAATGTCATTTACATTAATTGTTATATTCTGGATTTAAtcaatataaagtttgaaatacaaagacatttttttaatgtCTTCAATAGATGTATTATAATACCACGTTCTCGGagtttttcaagattttatgACCAATAAAATCTACATGATGTGTGCGTATCtaaaaatattgacaaacaataataattaggaaacgataaacaaaaagtgattttaaaagaaaggacgtgacatggttttcaatATTTACTACGGTATGCATTTCAAAAGTTAAAACAAAGAGAAAAAGTTTCAACCTATCAACAAATGTCGGTGACTTGCGTATATACAGGTGCAATCGACATGCGTACACGGCACAatataaatcattaaaaaatactTTACAGCAAAACATATACCAACTCACTCCTgcaaaagttttttaaaaatgtattatagtgttccGGTCAAGTCTAGACAACAATCCCGGCTGTGTTTAATGGATCCAAATATTccgattttgtttgtttttgttttattttacgcTGTATGTTGgccaatattgatatttaacagAGCAAAAAATGTTGGAACTCAAAAATATCTGCTGCATTTCGGTCCATAGACGTATGTTTTCTGGTCTTTAGTATGTTCCGTTATTACTTGACTACCCACAATCCCTTAGTCAACATGGATCCTGTGTCGTGTATTTCCTGTTAGTTGTCAACCCTACCCGGTTTTCCTCGTCCCGATTTTCCTTTGTTTATCATTCCACGATGGCAACATGACGGTGATAGCAGCATGCAGCCGCTTCCTGCGTCGGTATTTGTTCTGCCAGGAAGCTCTGATcttctttgttttatttgtgatCGTCTACAATTCACTGTTCCACGTCAAGCCAATATGGCGATATTTTCAAAGAGCAAAACTGAAAATGCAACTTCGATTGAATGGACCGAATAACACATACAATAAGGTATGCATGTGCATCGGAAACTTTATAGAAACAACAAGCAGTAGTGCATTTATATGACTAATTTCAGATGAAAACACTGGCATGATACGACATCGCTCCCGGTGCACTCCGCCGGGAGTTCGTCGGTCTCGCGAGATTTCTCTCATGATATATATCAATCAGTCAATATGTACTGCAGTACAGTGATTGTATCCAAGATAACCAGCCGTCAGCTGCGGACCAATCTGTCGTTAGATAAATATGCATCTATAATGCCATCTAAAATGAATTTGTTATATCTAAGCTGTAGTGTACTGTAGGCCTagtcatttttttttgcatattaataattattatatgCATTCGTAagattcaaggtcaaattttgcatgttaatAGGTTCGGTATTTATCTGTATGATACCGAAAaagtaattttaaaatatcatttaatgaattgCAGGTCTTGCgaaaacctcacaggacacttgcatgtgtattgtatcatgactttgtctgttcatttgcataatatgcactcgtccaatcaaagtcaaattttgcatattAATAGGTTCGATGTTTATCTGTACGAGTcagaaaaaatatcacttaacaaATTGTGAGGCATGTAAAAaccctcacaggacactcattcctcacaggactATCAATAGGCACactactccaataatattagaggtttacacgacaggaaacttttgacaggctgtccTGTAACAATATCCACCAAtataatcaggtggaataagacctcatatacgtataggagtataGGCACACTTGCTGAAGGAGGATTCCTTCCAGCTTCATGAAGTATTTCTAGCTAATTTTATAATATAAGactaatatatacatgtccctgtgaccaGTTGGTTTAATGTAGCAGGGTCTATATGCTGAGTAATCACAGAATAAATCAAACTCTTAGATAATTTATGTAACTCATATTTCCTATACATGTACGGTTGTACCCCGAAAGACAATCAGAACTTATCCTCAAAAACCACCATCCAAAGCAATGTCACAGAATTCCAAAATAAATCTATGTCGTCAGTGCATGGCAAGATGCAACATATTTGaacataacacaaacaatagtatactaaatatatagcaagtagtagctatatatatagtgtttcaCTTGTCAGCAGTCACAGTATATGTATCCATATAGAAGCTTAACCAAGTGTAGGCTAGACCTCTTGTTTCTACAATGTCGTCCATCACCTAAGGGACAACTCCTGGTCAAGTGAACTACATCAATCTTACTCAGAGACATCAACAGGCCACTTATCACTGTTGTTTTTGGTTACTTACAGATTCCAGCTTCCCTTAGCTTTCCGGAGACTGAAGAGAAAAAGGCCTCGTGGGATTTGAGGAAACCAAATGCTGCTGTATATGCTATCCAGGGGCGACGCCCACACATGGAAGACAGGTTCAACATTGTCAGTCGTCTAGAGCACACAGGCACATCGATCTATGGAGTGTTTGATGGACATGGAGGAGAGGTGAGTATATCAGTAACCATGGAAATTGATGTAAATTGATGATGAAGCTGAATATACTTACAGAATACAACTTTttggaaaattaacaaaaataatagTAGAGGTTATATACTTTAATTTAATGCCACTGCTTGGAATGATGGTAATCTGTTCTGGATTGTCCTgtgataaattgatatatatatatatataagtaagtGTCAcccaaattttcaaatatccTGATGAAACCAAAAAAGTTAAGAACTTATATACAGAACCATGCAATATCTGATGACAACTGAAAAGTATGTGTACATTAAATACAGTCTTGCTCTCATATTTGATTTGATAAAGCCATAAGTTACAGTATGTTGGAATTCTGagaatctgtatatatatatgaattccTCAAAATagttgaaattatttaaatattgtttaagatGTTAAATCAGTTTTTTCTTTCCCAGTTTGCGGCTGACTTTGCAGAGAAGACTTTGTTTAAAAGTATAATGATTCGGCTGCTGAAGGCATCCCTTGATGAACAGACAGAGAATTTCACGTCAATGCTAACACAGGAGATGCTAAATGTGGACAACCAGCTTTTAGACATTGCACGATCAAACATGGACATCTCAGGTACACACTTACCCAATCCCCCATATACTGTACTCGGTTATAAATACCAACATTTAAAAATAAGCTGTTGTTATCTGCCCATAGTTATTTTACTATAGATTAATCTAACTTCTTTGGCAGTAAAATAAATGATCAACTACTTGGTTAAAGATTCCACTTCTGACTGACCAATAGTTGGGATGGATCTTTGAAGAAAAGTATTCAAAATATCTAGTACTAACCCATGCCAGCCTGGTAATAAGACGAAACATGTATATTGCAGTTTTGAATTtagtaaaatgtttaaacatgtaCCACAAATGcaggggccatgatagctcagtcagttagagtgctggccTCAGGTGATGATCCAAGGTGCAAAGTttgacgctccctacccgtgttggtttgtgtttctttggaAGCTCGGAAAGCCAGTCTGCTGTTATGTCCATGGGCAAGTCACTTTACCtatattgctctggatggcatgcgacaggcctcccgcatgttgttcagtgaggtagtcaccaactacaacAATGAGACCTCACCTAAAAATGACCCTGGTTATTAACGATAAACCcagcaagcaaacaaacaaatactgcAAATGCTATTTCATTTTCCAGGAATAAACTCCCTACTTTTCAGCAAGATTTTATGTACACCCCgccccctgggcttattacaggttAGATGTGTAATTATTTGTACATAGGTGAGTTACAGTATAACAATTCCTCTTTGTTGAATAGCCATTAAAGATCTGTTATAATTGTTGCAGGTTCTACAGCTTTGGTAGCCCTCGTGAAAGATGGTAAACTTACCGTGGCAAACATTGGAGATTCACGAGGTGTTCTTTGTGACAAGGAGGGCAGGAGCATACCACTGTCTTATGACCACAAACCTCACTCGGTGGGTATATCTTAAGTATTCCTGAAGAATGGCAGATATTCAAATAAACTGCACTGTGGTacgaatttaaaaataaatgaagtgTTAATTTTGTAAGCTAGTGACTACTGTACATAATGTTTTTCCTTATTTCGGAGTGAATTTGATTGAAAATCAGAATTttaagtacaaatgtaccataGTTTACTTTATAGGATTATACATTAAATGTTATTGGTACTGAATATACATCCTGAAGATTTTCCATAAAACTAATAGAAATACCGGTAAGCTAATGACTATTCGAGAATTATCTGTGTAGGAGGGGATGGTGGCACTTTTATCATAATTTGACGGGTATTGGGGTAAAGCTCAATTTTCTAGAATTTCTTAGACTAGATTTACTGTAAAATTTGATGGGTGGTAAGGTAACTGAAACATTCCTTCCACCCTCCCAAAGGGATAATTTTGGAACAGCCATGATATTAAATCCATATAGTTTATTCTGGTAATGAAATGTATGAACATGAAATTTCAGGTAAAGGAGAAGAGGAGAATAAAAGAAGCTGGAGGTTTTGTGAGTTTTAACGGTGTGTGGAGAGTAGCCGGTGTTTTAGCCACATCACGAGCACTTGGTGACTACCCCCTCAAAGACAAGAACCTTCTCATTGCCGAACCAGACATCCTTAGCTTTGACTGCAAGGAAATACAACCTCAGTTTATCATCTTAGCAACAGATGGATTGTGGGATGTGTTTGGTAACCAGGAAGCTGTGGATTACATCAAAGAGAGGCTGCATGAGCCTCACTTTGGTGCCAAGAGTCTAGTGCTACAGGCCTATTACCGTGGTTCACTAGACAATATATCTGTGATGGTTGTTAAATTTGATACAAATTCAGATCTGTTGAGGTAGTAAATGTCCaaaacaatttttgaaaatatatgaaCTTGAGTCTTTGTATGTGTTCAAATGATGAAGATCATGATCTGATCTTGTAAGctgtgtacatatgtaaaaagttgtttttttatgattttgaaaatgtcaAAGTCATTTTTTTCCCAAGAGTGCTTAGATTTCATATTTTTAAGACAAGAGATATTATGAAATATGTatagaaacaaataaaatgaaattatgatgacaaatattctgttaattataatgatgatttcatgtttttttattCTATAGATTATTAAACAAATTCCCAACCTTATCCAGAACCTTGATGCGTTTTAAAACCCTGGACATTTTTAATGACTTAGTTTAGAAAGTGAAAGTGAATGCAAGATTGTCAATATTTTACTGATTTGAGTATGAATCAGATTTTAGAAACTCCTTACTTGTCATAAATCTATGTGAAAACCAATAGTCTGTGGCCCGTATTATTTTTAGAGTTTTTCACTTCGAGGGACTACACACAAAGTAAAGGTAGATAACCCTGTGCTGTTTATGCTGTTGTGAATATTAAGGTTGTGCATGctcaaattaatatttttgtattatacCAAGTCTCAAAATTCTACGCAGATGGGCCGGTATGCTTTTTAGAGGATGTTCTGCTACTTTACTCATCCTGCAATAAGCCAAGGGGGACACACATAATATTCAACTCAGATTATAGATGGAGGGGCTTATCACAGGGCAAAGtaaatgtatttgttatttcaGCTGAACTAAAACAGTAAGGGACAGGGTTATTACAAGTTATAGGCTTATTGCCAGAATGgtaaaaaatgatattcatttcttttttgcTGTCACGCAACAAGACTGCTAACAGTATGAAAAGggcattaaaacatatttacacctGAATGTTCCGTGAAAACCTAAAACAACTGATTAATTTGTGTATGTTAACTGTACCGGCGAAATCAaagtttatttcattatcacTGACAGttgatgaaaatgttttatcagATTTATACACAATATCATTTTTGTAAGTGTAAGGTCATATATCAAATAAAcccaagtttcctctgaccctggcACCAGGCTTGGACATTCTGAGAGATAGATATTCTACATCAGATATCTCTCTGTGAGAATTTCAAAGTCTGATGTAAATGTAGATCTATCTTCAGTATCTGTGAGAATGTCAAATTCTAGTGTTGGTATAGATCTATCTTCAGTATCTGTGAGAATGTCAAATTCTAGTGTTGATATAGATCTATCTTCAGTATCTGTGAGAATGTCAAATTCTAGTGTTGATATAGATCTATCTTCAGTATCTGTGAGAATGTCAAATTCTAGTGTTGATATAGATCTATCTTCAGTATCTGTGAGAATGTCAAATTCTAGTGTTGATATAGATCTATCTTCAGTATCTGTGAGAATGTCAAATTCTAGTGTTGATATAGATCTATCTTCAGTATCTGTGAGAATGTCAAATTCTAGTGTTGATATAGATCTATCTTCAGTATCTTTGAGGATGTCAAATTCTAGTGTTGATATAGATCTATCTTCAGTATCTGTGAGAATGTCAAATTCTAGTGTTGATATAGATCTATCTTCAGTATCTGTGAGAATGTCAAATTCTAGTGTTGATATAGATCTATCTTCAGTATCTGTGAGAATGTCAAATTCTAGTGTTGATATAGATCTATCTTCAGTATCTGTGAGAATGTCAAATTCTAGTGTTGATATAGATCTATCTTCAGTATCTGTGAGAATGTCACAAATCTGGTGTTGATATAGATCTATCTTCAGTATCTGTGAGAATGTCAAATTCTAGTGTTGATATAGATCTATCTTCAGTATCTGTGAGAATGTCAAATTCTAGTGTTGATATAGATCTATCTTCAGTATCTGTGAGAATGTCAAATTCTAGTGTTGATATAGATCTATCTTCAGTATCTGTGAGAATGTCAAATTCTAGTGTTGATATAGATCTATCTTCAGTATCTGTGAGAATGTCAAATTCTAGTGTTGGTATAGATCTATCTTCAGTATCTGTGAGAATTTCACAAATCTGGTGTTGATATAGATCTATCTTCAGTATCTGTGAGAATGTCACAaatctggtgtatatatagatctatCTTCATTTTCTGGGAGAATGTCACAAATCTGGTGTTGCTATCTATCTGAGAATGTCTTGAAGTtcggtgtcagggccagaggaagcTCAGgctaatatgaaatataattagGAGGTATAATCCATTGAGATAAATTATTACTGATTATTTTGCCATCATCTTTATTTGTGcttatttgttatattattgttaataCGTTACATGCTGTTCACAAATGTATGccattattgacattttgttttatttaccataACTGTCACACAGCTTTACTTAAACCATGATCAACTTCAAAAAGTGtagatatctgttaacatcTCTGCATATAGTTATCAAATATCTGCTATTCAAATCTCCTTAAACTCtattaattatatgtttaactgTTTTCAATTTTACTggttgtgtaaaaaaaaaactgaaaaatctTTCTATATGGCGCCACTGTAGCAAGACtaattatatcattaacataattcatttgatatttagatttatcattatgattattgatttttttttttctgtaaatatgtatatacatatgacaAGTTTGTATACATTCTATGAAGCAGTTGCTATTATGAATTCTAGAAGGTATACCAATTTAAGTTCAATAACTACGAAAATATCGgcaataatttcattttcacttAATGAAGTTTGGTATTCTGAATCCTGTCTATTGAAAACTATCTATGCATGAGTTTTGATGAGTGATAATTGACTTGGATGAAGATTTGTtaaaaacatgtatgtatatttaagaCATACATTTTCTGCGTACTAGTACTGTTAGAAGTTATGCTGATGTGTGGTATTGTTGTAATTATGTGTATACTCCTGTTTTGTTGGAATTTGATTATAACATGTAGGAGTAAGAGACTACCATTCCTTGTTAATTTTAACTTACTTAGATATGTGATATAAgtagtatattatatagatatgtatattgtaaatcttTTAAACAGGATTTAATGTACCATTTtagatatcattatttttttttatttgaattaaatctAAATTCATGATCATGAAAGTTTCTGTGAACCAATATTTAGACATTTTAAAGGAACATCATTGCTGCCATAATGTCAATATACGTCATATTTTTATAAGGATTTGTCTGTCTCAAAGAAGATTTGATTTACATGTTCTTTGATGGAAAATGTTAAGTCCTTCAGTTTGTAAAGGTTAGATTTAACTTGAGAGCTgaaattttattcatattttgataattttatgaACTTTCTTTATATGGATTGGTGGATCTACATGGTAACGTCCAGAGTTATATACAGTTGTGTTCATTATAAACTATATCTCGTAGAATACTGTTGATAATTTTTTTGTCGTAATAGAATTCTCTCAGACTttatataacagtatattttccaatgtacagtgtatatccATGTATATACTGCTAGGAAgataattttgaaaacattacGCTGTAAAATAACTGTATTACGATTGTATATATCAAAGATCTAATACGAGAGGTCATATTATTGagattttaccaaattatctGATTCTTTTAAATTAATGAATGGGTGTAAGgtttcatttatattaaaacttGAGAAACAAATGTTTTTCAAAGATTGGCAGAATACAGTTTCTCACTTTTGAATACGTGTATTAGGTTTAACGTTACAATTTAGCAAGTCCGTGGGCGTCTATCatataatatctaaatatatctacatatatatacttctatACCAACTTTACAGAAATAGATGCAAATGATTTGCTATTTATAGTTATTTTTTGTAAGATGGTCTTGTACAAGAAATGATCACACATCCAAACATCATTctatatttaaacaattaaattttGCAGTAACCTTATACTGTAACTTAAAGGTCAATTCAAGTACAGCACCTAAATTATATCGTCCAGTAATCTGTAACATTTAATGACAATGTTGCATGAAAAATTATATCATAGTCACTGAATGCCAAGTTCTGTTGCATTCATAGTGCTGTAAATGCAATGACGATTTGTAAAGTTCATTTAAgtacaatagaaatatattacatattgatttGTGGTTGTGCAGAAGTTGGACATGTTTCATTTTACTTGTATACGGTTGTTGATTGTGAAATTATCACAAAATGGTGATTTTATGCAAAGTACtcaatactgtgtgttgtaGATGACTTTTGTATATTGGCATATCAGATTTATTACTAGTTCATGCCGAtttgatgtatatttcatatgaaTTTAGATGCAATACTTAAAGtgcaatatataaatgtttaatggTTTGATACATGTTTGATTGACCTGATTAAACTACAGATCACCATTATCTACTATGTTATaaagtgtataatgatgatctgtattttaattagATCAATTTATAAGTATTGGTTTGGCTTAATTTAATGCTGTAAAAACCTATTTTATGaatatatgattaaaaaaatatatatataaataaaaatatttcagaaatgctatataatttaagtttttgtttattttttgaaaaagataACTTTCAGATTTTTTATGGCTTTTGTGATGGTAATATGCGACACATTTGTACAGTTTAAAACATAAGAAAAAGAATTTCTTTATGAAGCAGTGAAGTCCcctatttatcctgtaataacaCAATTTGACTCGGGACCATGGGATGACATAGTTACCATGTTTatactgaactgcaatagataTGGTGTGCTAAACCAGACATGGGCTAATTACCTGATAAATACGACATATGTTATACAGCTACcctatttatccacaaataagcccatGCCAACAAATAAGCCCTTCATTTCCTTTTGCGgtatcatcaattttaaaataataagcTGTAAGTGGTTCAAAAATAAACCCCAAAATTTAATGCAAATAAACCCTCCccaaaatttgatgaaaataaaccCTCCCTAAAATTTGATGCAAATAAACCCTCCCAAACATTTGATGCAAATAAACCCTCCCCAAAATTTGACGCAAATAAACCCTCCCCAAAATTTGACGCAAATAAACCC
It includes:
- the LOC117342968 gene encoding protein phosphatase 1L-like isoform X1 codes for the protein MTVIAACSRFLRRYLFCQEALIFFVLFVIVYNSLFHVKPIWRYFQRAKLKMQLRLNGPNNTYNKIPASLSFPETEEKKASWDLRKPNAAVYAIQGRRPHMEDRFNIVSRLEHTGTSIYGVFDGHGGEFAADFAEKTLFKSIMIRLLKASLDEQTENFTSMLTQEMLNVDNQLLDIARSNMDISGSTALVALVKDGKLTVANIGDSRGVLCDKEGRSIPLSYDHKPHSVKEKRRIKEAGGFVSFNGVWRVAGVLATSRALGDYPLKDKNLLIAEPDILSFDCKEIQPQFIILATDGLWDVFGNQEAVDYIKERLHEPHFGAKSLVLQAYYRGSLDNISVMVVKFDTNSDLLR
- the LOC117342968 gene encoding protein phosphatase 1L-like isoform X2, which produces MMSFERHIPRRASFGGRTSTCIREPLIFRRLSTRSPRSIPLLPSTHKADGRVLFRVSSPRGIPASLSFPETEEKKASWDLRKPNAAVYAIQGRRPHMEDRFNIVSRLEHTGTSIYGVFDGHGGEFAADFAEKTLFKSIMIRLLKASLDEQTENFTSMLTQEMLNVDNQLLDIARSNMDISGSTALVALVKDGKLTVANIGDSRGVLCDKEGRSIPLSYDHKPHSVKEKRRIKEAGGFVSFNGVWRVAGVLATSRALGDYPLKDKNLLIAEPDILSFDCKEIQPQFIILATDGLWDVFGNQEAVDYIKERLHEPHFGAKSLVLQAYYRGSLDNISVMVVKFDTNSDLLR